The following are encoded in a window of Spiroplasma tabanidicola genomic DNA:
- a CDS encoding ribosome assembly cofactor RimP, giving the protein MSKELIEKKYLKEILEILKKNNLDLYELNWIFEHESNVLQILVENSNSNSKFVNFDNLVAGNEAISTLLDDEIDLKDPYILEVSSAGAERQVKQKEVLIKNIDNYFHIKSNLSFENINEFDATLEQYDKEKDEFVFSFFIKGRPKKVKLRYEDINFIRFAIKF; this is encoded by the coding sequence ATGTCAAAAGAATTAATAGAAAAAAAATACTTAAAAGAAATTTTAGAAATATTAAAAAAAAATAACTTAGATTTATATGAATTAAATTGGATTTTTGAACATGAATCTAATGTATTGCAAATATTAGTTGAAAATTCTAATTCTAACTCTAAATTTGTGAATTTTGATAATTTAGTTGCTGGAAATGAAGCAATTTCAACATTATTAGATGATGAAATTGATTTGAAAGATCCTTATATTTTGGAAGTTTCTTCTGCTGGTGCTGAAAGACAAGTTAAACAAAAAGAAGTTTTAATAAAAAATATAGATAATTATTTTCATATAAAAAGTAATTTAAGTTTTGAAAATATTAATGAATTTGATGCAACTTTAGAACAATATGATAAAGAAAAGGATGAATTTGTATTTAGTTTTTTTATTAAAGGAAGGCCTAAAAAAGTTAAATTAAGATATGAAGATATAAATTTTATTAGATTTGCTATTAAATTTTAA
- a CDS encoding diacylglycerol kinase family protein: MADKVKKKAKVGTRVKNKFGNAARGMITAFKEESTLIVYLFAIILCIALGIWVKLSYVQWSIILLTIGVLIGFEFVNTSIENFVDLLSFEYNIQAKKIKDICAAASILNAIISVAIGFLIYLEPFISKISSLIN, encoded by the coding sequence ATGGCAGATAAGGTAAAGAAAAAAGCCAAAGTTGGTACTAGGGTAAAAAACAAATTTGGTAATGCTGCTAGAGGTATGATTACTGCTTTCAAAGAAGAAAGCACGCTAATTGTATATTTATTTGCCATAATCCTTTGTATTGCTTTGGGGATTTGAGTAAAACTAAGTTATGTTCAATGATCAATAATATTATTAACAATTGGTGTTCTTATTGGATTTGAGTTTGTTAATACTTCAATTGAAAACTTTGTTGACTTGCTTAGTTTTGAATACAATATTCAAGCAAAAAAAATAAAAGATATATGTGCTGCTGCAAGTATTTTAAATGCAATTATATCAGTAGCTATTGGTTTTCTAATTTATTTAGAACCGTTCATATCTAAAATATCAAGTTTGATAAATTAA
- a CDS encoding cysteine peptidase family C39 domain-containing protein yields MEYKFIKQKSYADCGIAISAMLINYLQKKNLTIEQIKYDNVIPEGELSFFNIETLLANYKIEFKTYSCDIDSFREIKIVDPIVVKVKNKKTSDHFIVVYKKYRNGFLIADPNDNDLRHISAEDFYKVYEGYLGVAKKISNIKFKSNSLLTVAQLFVENINLIACYFLLSIFLNCIIILSSGFLKVYSNTILIDDRQNQNITFLGFGLLFIGQFILNYFMTKIIFLINNNILKKLITIYINKILKMHIEKYQTISKEEWIKKVSYVNKVVVLSSHLFLSLPTQLLLFGLSLIMISIISKTILLILITENIISLFISFIFFIWVKDKKLKSFNDEIKFSSIFREIIDANFEIKTKKLENHFEKKFLESYENNLKNDYQIFSINNVSGFILNIISKFFSLLIFYIAGNLILKEQITFSQLLFYVTTSSYIYNFSSMLFNFIINKEDNKIAMQQIVFLFEKEEDKVKGLEIDKIKSIEFKKIYKYKNEAKILFDINRKIDNNTFIFGKSGCGKTSLMHLMSASIEDYEGELFFNGIEYKKLNQKVLKNKILYIGQYDFLFTGSVWSNIQQFQNKIDLNVFKEFHLFEILQNNNIDINKRIIDNGANLSKGQRQIINFISAFFTNKDLYLIDEPLSNVDRQTAYYLLDTFLKLKNDSLIIMTDHNPVYQQFFETRMEM; encoded by the coding sequence ATGGAATACAAGTTTATAAAACAAAAAAGTTATGCTGATTGTGGTATAGCAATTAGTGCTATGCTTATAAATTATTTACAAAAGAAAAATTTAACTATTGAACAAATTAAATATGATAATGTGATTCCTGAAGGAGAGTTAAGTTTTTTTAATATTGAAACACTTTTAGCTAATTATAAAATAGAGTTTAAAACATATAGTTGTGATATAGATAGTTTTAGAGAGATAAAAATTGTTGATCCAATTGTTGTAAAAGTAAAAAATAAAAAAACGAGCGACCACTTTATAGTTGTCTATAAAAAATATCGCAATGGTTTTTTGATTGCTGATCCAAACGATAATGATTTAAGACATATTAGTGCAGAAGATTTTTATAAAGTTTATGAAGGATATTTAGGTGTTGCTAAAAAAATTAGTAATATTAAATTTAAAAGTAACTCTCTTTTAACGGTTGCTCAACTTTTTGTAGAAAACATTAATTTAATAGCTTGCTATTTTTTATTATCAATATTTTTAAATTGTATAATTATATTATCAAGCGGCTTTTTAAAAGTTTATTCAAATACAATTTTAATTGATGATAGGCAAAACCAAAACATTACCTTTCTGGGTTTTGGTTTATTATTTATTGGACAATTTATACTAAACTACTTTATGACTAAAATAATTTTTTTGATAAATAATAATATTTTAAAAAAATTAATTACAATTTATATAAATAAAATTTTGAAAATGCATATAGAAAAATATCAAACAATAAGTAAAGAAGAATGAATAAAAAAAGTTAGTTATGTTAATAAAGTAGTTGTATTATCATCGCACTTATTTTTATCTTTGCCAACTCAGTTGCTTTTATTTGGATTGTCGCTAATTATGATTAGTATAATTTCTAAAACTATTTTGCTAATTTTAATTACAGAAAATATTATTTCTCTTTTTATATCTTTTATTTTCTTTATTTGAGTTAAAGATAAAAAACTTAAATCATTTAATGATGAGATAAAATTTTCAAGTATCTTTAGAGAAATAATCGATGCTAATTTTGAAATAAAAACTAAAAAATTAGAAAATCATTTTGAAAAAAAATTTCTAGAGTCTTATGAAAATAACTTAAAAAACGATTATCAAATTTTTAGTATAAATAATGTAAGCGGATTTATTTTAAATATTATTTCAAAATTTTTCTCGCTGTTGATATTTTATATTGCTGGTAATTTAATTTTAAAAGAGCAAATAACTTTCTCACAATTATTATTTTATGTTACAACATCAAGTTATATATATAATTTCTCATCAATGTTATTCAACTTTATTATTAATAAAGAAGATAATAAAATCGCTATGCAGCAAATAGTTTTTTTATTTGAGAAAGAAGAAGATAAAGTTAAAGGACTAGAAATAGATAAAATTAAATCTATTGAGTTTAAAAAAATTTATAAGTACAAAAATGAAGCAAAAATTTTATTTGATATCAATCGAAAAATTGATAATAATACTTTTATTTTTGGTAAAAGTGGTTGTGGTAAAACTAGTTTAATGCATCTTATGTCAGCTAGTATAGAAGATTACGAAGGAGAGTTATTTTTTAATGGTATAGAATATAAAAAACTAAATCAAAAAGTTTTAAAAAACAAAATTTTATATATCGGACAATATGATTTTCTATTCACAGGAAGTGTCTGATCAAATATTCAACAATTCCAAAACAAAATTGACTTAAACGTTTTTAAAGAATTTCATTTATTTGAAATATTACAAAATAATAATATTGACATTAACAAAAGAATAATTGATAATGGTGCAAATTTAAGTAAAGGGCAAAGACAAATTATTAATTTTATATCTGCTTTTTTTACTAATAAAGATTTATATTTGATTGATGAGCCCTTAAGTAATGTAGATAGGCAAACTGCATATTATTTATTAGATACTTTTTTAAAACTTAAAAATGATAGTTTGATAATAATGACTGATCACAATCCTGTTTATCAACAATTTTTCGAAACAAGAATGGAGATGTAA
- the cdd gene encoding cytidine deaminase, translating into MDKNDIFKELLELKENAYVPYSGFRVSCIIYLKNNKKIVGVNVENSAYNPTICAERCALPQMISQGYKANDVEVFSLYTDSEILGSPCGTCRQTMIELLNSDQKIWIFNKKGFAGEYILESLLPLSFSKQNLD; encoded by the coding sequence ATGGATAAAAATGATATATTTAAGGAATTGTTAGAACTAAAAGAAAATGCTTATGTGCCTTATTCAGGCTTTAGAGTTTCTTGTATCATTTATTTAAAAAATAATAAAAAAATAGTTGGAGTAAATGTAGAAAATTCAGCATATAATCCAACAATTTGTGCCGAAAGATGTGCTTTGCCTCAAATGATTTCTCAAGGTTATAAAGCAAATGATGTAGAGGTTTTTTCTCTATATACTGATTCAGAAATATTAGGATCACCATGTGGGACTTGTAGACAAACAATGATAGAATTGTTAAATTCAGATCAAAAAATTTGAATATTTAATAAAAAAGGTTTTGCAGGTGAATATATTCTTGAATCACTTCTCCCATTAAGTTTTTCAAAACAAAACTTAGATTAA
- the ybeY gene encoding rRNA maturation RNase YbeY, whose product MDEISFIYEDDNIELTKYETIFETLLKITKMHLNINQTLLLSVFFILPEKSILLNKTYRNKEYVGDVISFPIDDPSGIYDQIGFKEIGDIFITYNEAQNKALKYKHKIDDEMCWLFVHGLLHVLGYDHEVDEKQEKIMFNLTESILKEVNVMYDIVV is encoded by the coding sequence ATGGACGAAATTAGCTTTATTTATGAAGATGACAATATAGAACTAACAAAATATGAAACTATATTTGAAACATTACTTAAAATTACAAAAATGCATTTAAATATTAATCAAACGCTGCTTTTATCAGTGTTTTTCATATTACCTGAAAAATCAATATTACTAAATAAAACATATCGTAATAAAGAATATGTCGGTGATGTAATTTCTTTCCCTATTGATGATCCGAGTGGAATATATGATCAAATCGGTTTTAAAGAAATAGGAGATATTTTTATAACTTATAACGAAGCACAAAATAAAGCTCTTAAATATAAGCATAAAATTGATGATGAAATGTGTTGGTTATTTGTTCATGGTCTATTGCATGTTTTAGGATATGATCATGAAGTTGATGAAAAGCAAGAAAAAATAATGTTTAATCTAACAGAAAGTATTTTAAAAGAAGTAAATGTTATGTATGACATAGTAGTATAA